The following coding sequences are from one Pyxidicoccus xibeiensis window:
- a CDS encoding Ig-like domain-containing protein, whose amino-acid sequence MSVLRFVGRAASVVTAVLALGVFAACGGGEGDSRSPASADVKVMLGQALSADDVARIHVEVQGPGIPTPLGVDLVRDGNTWNGTLRDIPAGADRVFTAAAYDAASTVIYRGYAGPMAIQPGRVAAVFMLMQQAQPVPPFENEAPIINSLTVSTNEAEPGASVTLSAAAHDNNAGDTLTYAWSAPGGTFSAPAAASTTWTAPATAGVQRIQLEVRDSRNATATVTVDLTVRNGGPSGRAAVTVRLNTWPEVRAMMGAPSVLAVGRTTQLAASVADPDGDALYLFWTSTCEGTFGAVTTATPTFTLSAVPPGARCIFTLYASDSTGGYQEGHLTLQVGDGPQVNMQRVPVVDSVSQSAQDADGGELVMLGFTAHDPEGTALSVSWVASQGTFVATRGTGAAASAEWLAPVCFDGPAEVTAIITDASGATTDVTFTIRPWPGPTCGAQTVLGHSSTHYVQADGSIITRPTDLRSTFVMAWVPTEDGAYSGHGGRGLMDGTFVIHDVESTPYLLQVGSSYYWTHSRTPDLSSALPGRADLEPEPDGTLFNFDLGGLSPWSADDDLEVSAFGAGLTYFARECATPPLFLGVGSTLFTGSTGYDASLLNCGNRVGRIDLARGDTVHVTQLVARPGGVGGLDVVREARQGFEVSSGSAGGSVVSGGGAVTLTATLAPQPTTSRTVQIQAAELEALVLAAHPRATLRNIQDLSIGALPGFMRFGTYAGWHDLARGNNFNPGQPLVTQTLEFADPFPASWERFASNFAVGSMTYSVPLAGGGSTQPASFRFTVYIHAPFAAGAALQLSPQVGPPRNVRLNGQPATEDGLQGVGEMPLVTWEAPLLGEPTSYTVRLYRLSATSANGTTRTLMRSFFTTESQLRLPPGLLVAGRNYHLLVQANRQVGGDMSSPDFDAPWSTTAPTFTGRFQP is encoded by the coding sequence ATGTCTGTATTGCGTTTTGTCGGGCGCGCCGCGTCGGTGGTGACGGCGGTGCTTGCCCTGGGAGTGTTCGCGGCCTGTGGTGGAGGCGAGGGCGACTCGCGTTCGCCGGCGAGCGCCGACGTCAAGGTCATGCTCGGCCAGGCCCTGTCGGCCGATGACGTGGCGCGCATCCACGTGGAGGTCCAGGGCCCGGGCATCCCCACCCCGCTGGGAGTGGACCTCGTCCGCGACGGGAACACGTGGAACGGCACGCTCCGCGACATCCCCGCGGGCGCCGACCGCGTCTTCACGGCGGCTGCGTACGACGCGGCGTCCACCGTCATCTATCGGGGCTATGCGGGCCCGATGGCCATCCAGCCGGGCCGCGTGGCCGCGGTCTTCATGCTGATGCAGCAGGCCCAACCCGTCCCGCCCTTCGAGAACGAAGCGCCCATCATCAACTCGCTCACGGTGTCCACCAATGAGGCGGAGCCGGGCGCTTCCGTCACCCTCTCGGCGGCCGCGCACGACAACAACGCGGGTGACACGCTGACCTACGCCTGGAGCGCGCCCGGCGGCACGTTCAGCGCCCCGGCCGCCGCGTCCACCACGTGGACCGCGCCCGCCACCGCGGGCGTGCAGCGCATCCAGCTGGAGGTGCGCGACTCCCGGAACGCAACGGCCACCGTCACCGTCGACCTCACCGTGCGGAACGGGGGCCCGTCGGGACGCGCCGCGGTGACGGTGCGCCTCAACACCTGGCCGGAGGTGCGCGCGATGATGGGTGCGCCCTCCGTGCTCGCCGTGGGCCGGACGACGCAGCTGGCCGCCTCGGTCGCCGACCCGGACGGAGACGCCCTGTACCTCTTCTGGACCTCCACCTGCGAGGGCACCTTCGGCGCCGTCACCACCGCCACCCCGACGTTCACCCTGAGCGCCGTGCCACCCGGTGCCCGGTGCATCTTCACGCTCTATGCCTCGGACTCGACGGGCGGATATCAAGAGGGCCATCTCACCCTCCAGGTGGGTGACGGTCCCCAGGTGAACATGCAGCGGGTCCCCGTCGTGGACAGCGTCTCCCAGTCCGCCCAGGACGCGGACGGGGGTGAGCTCGTGATGCTCGGGTTCACCGCGCATGACCCGGAAGGAACGGCGCTGAGCGTCTCCTGGGTGGCCTCGCAGGGCACCTTCGTGGCCACTCGCGGCACCGGTGCCGCGGCCTCCGCGGAGTGGTTGGCCCCGGTCTGCTTCGACGGCCCCGCCGAGGTGACCGCCATCATCACGGACGCGAGCGGCGCCACCACGGATGTGACGTTCACCATCCGGCCGTGGCCCGGCCCCACCTGCGGCGCGCAGACCGTCCTGGGCCACAGCTCCACCCACTACGTCCAGGCCGACGGCTCCATCATCACGCGCCCCACCGACCTGCGGTCGACGTTCGTCATGGCCTGGGTGCCCACGGAGGACGGCGCCTATAGCGGGCATGGCGGCCGTGGCCTGATGGATGGCACCTTCGTCATCCACGACGTGGAGAGCACGCCCTACCTCCTGCAGGTCGGCTCGAGCTACTACTGGACGCACAGCCGCACTCCGGACCTCAGCTCGGCGCTCCCGGGCCGCGCCGACCTGGAGCCGGAGCCGGACGGCACGCTCTTCAACTTCGACCTGGGCGGCCTCAGCCCATGGAGCGCCGACGATGACCTGGAGGTGAGCGCCTTCGGCGCAGGCCTCACCTACTTCGCGCGGGAGTGTGCCACGCCGCCCCTGTTCCTCGGGGTGGGCTCGACGCTCTTCACGGGCAGCACCGGGTACGACGCGTCCCTCCTCAACTGTGGCAACCGCGTCGGGCGTATCGACCTGGCCCGCGGGGACACGGTACACGTCACCCAGCTGGTGGCGCGCCCCGGGGGCGTCGGCGGGCTGGACGTCGTCCGGGAGGCACGCCAGGGCTTCGAGGTCTCCAGCGGAAGCGCGGGCGGCAGTGTGGTCTCCGGGGGCGGCGCCGTCACCCTGACAGCGACGCTCGCGCCCCAGCCCACCACCTCGCGCACGGTGCAGATTCAGGCCGCCGAGCTCGAGGCCCTGGTGCTCGCCGCCCATCCCCGCGCCACGCTGCGCAACATCCAGGACCTGAGTATTGGCGCGCTGCCGGGCTTCATGCGCTTCGGCACCTACGCCGGCTGGCATGACCTGGCTCGCGGCAACAACTTCAATCCCGGCCAGCCGCTCGTCACCCAGACGCTGGAGTTCGCCGACCCCTTCCCCGCGTCGTGGGAGCGGTTCGCGTCCAACTTCGCGGTGGGCTCCATGACCTACTCGGTGCCGCTGGCGGGCGGCGGCAGCACCCAGCCCGCGTCCTTCCGGTTCACCGTCTACATCCATGCGCCCTTCGCCGCCGGCGCGGCCCTGCAGCTCAGCCCGCAGGTGGGCCCGCCGCGCAACGTGCGACTCAACGGCCAGCCCGCCACGGAGGACGGGCTGCAGGGCGTGGGGGAGATGCCCCTGGTGACCTGGGAGGCCCCGCTCCTGGGCGAGCCCACCTCGTACACCGTGCGCCTGTACCGGCTCTCCGCGACGAGCGCCAACGGGACCACCCGCACGCTGATGAGGAGCTTCTTCACCACCGAGAGCCAGCTCCGGCTCCCGCCAGGGTTGCTCGTCGCCGGGCGGAACTACCACCTCCTGGTGCAGGCCAACCGGCAGGTCGGGGGGGACATGAGCAGCCCCGACTTCGACGCGCCGTGGAGCACCACCGCGCCGACGTTCACGGGCCGCTTCCAGCCCTGA
- a CDS encoding glutathione S-transferase N-terminal domain-containing protein: MSDLSAFPITKKWPANHPDRIQLYSLPTPNGVKVSIMLEETGLPYEPHLVSFETNDQLSPEFLSLNPNNKIPAIIDPNGPGGKPLPLFESGAILLYLAEKSGQFLPKDAARRYETIQWVMFQMGGIGPMFGQVGFFHKFAGKDYEDKRPRDRYVNESRRLLGVLDRRLEGRDWLMGDEYTIADIATWGWVRNLVEFYKAGELVGYGDFANVQRVVAKFVARPAVAAGLNIPGRG, encoded by the coding sequence ATGTCCGACCTCTCCGCTTTTCCCATTACCAAGAAGTGGCCTGCCAACCATCCCGACCGTATCCAGCTGTACTCGCTGCCGACGCCAAACGGCGTCAAGGTATCGATCATGCTGGAGGAGACGGGGCTGCCCTACGAACCCCACCTGGTCAGCTTCGAGACGAATGACCAGCTGAGCCCTGAATTCCTGTCGCTCAATCCGAACAACAAGATTCCCGCCATCATCGACCCGAACGGTCCGGGCGGGAAACCGCTGCCGCTGTTCGAATCCGGCGCGATCCTGCTCTACCTGGCGGAGAAGTCCGGTCAGTTCCTGCCGAAAGATGCCGCCCGCCGGTATGAAACAATTCAGTGGGTCATGTTCCAGATGGGCGGGATAGGGCCGATGTTCGGGCAGGTGGGCTTCTTCCACAAGTTCGCTGGCAAGGATTACGAGGACAAGCGTCCGCGTGACCGCTACGTGAACGAGTCCAGGCGCCTGCTGGGGGTGCTGGACCGTCGCCTGGAAGGCCGGGATTGGCTCATGGGCGATGAATACACCATCGCCGACATCGCGACCTGGGGATGGGTGCGCAACCTCGTGGAGTTCTACAAAGCAGGCGAGTTGGTCGGTTACGGAGATTTCGCCAACGTGCAACGCGTGGTCGCGAAGTTCGTTGCGCGTCCGGCCGTGGCGGCTGGGTTGAACATTCCAGGGCGGG